One genomic window of Mesoplodon densirostris isolate mMesDen1 chromosome 14, mMesDen1 primary haplotype, whole genome shotgun sequence includes the following:
- the LOC132501941 gene encoding polyadenylate-binding protein 2-like, which produces MSLEEKMEADACSTYAGKVDCGATAEELEAHFHGCGSVNHVTILCDKFSGHPKEFAYIGFSDKQSARASLALDDSLFRGRQIKVIPKRTNRPGISTADQGFPQVRFRARTPDYNSSPS; this is translated from the coding sequence ATGTCCCTTGAGGAGAAGATGGAGGCCGACGCCTGTTCCACCTATGCTGGCAAAGTGGACTGTGGTGCAACCGCGGAAGAGCTGGAGGCACACTTTCATGGCTGTGGTTCAGTCAACCACGTTACCATCCTCTGTGACAAATTTAGTGGCCATCCCAAAGAGTTTGCATATATAGGGTTCTCGGACAAACAGtcagcgagggcttccctggcctTAGATGACTCCCTATTTAGAGGAAGACAAATCAAGGTGATCCCAAAGCGAACCAACAGACCAGGCATCAGCACAGCAGACCAGGGTTTCCCACAAGTCCGATTCCGAGCCCGGACCCCCGACTACAACAGTTCCCCCTCTTAA
- the DOK1 gene encoding docking protein 1 isoform X1, with translation MDGAVMEGPLFLQSQRFGTKRWRKTWAVLYPASPHGVARLEFFDHKGSSSGGGRGSSRRLDCKVIRLAECVSVAPVAVESPPEPGAAAFRLDTAQRSHLLAADAPSSAAWVQTLCRNAFPKGSWALAPAENPPKVSALEMLENSLYSPAWEGSQFWVTVQRTEAAERCGLHGSYMLRVEAERLTLLGVGAQSQIQEPLLSWPYTLLRRYGRDKVMFSFEAGRRCPSGPGTFTFQTAQGNDIFQAVETAIHRQKAQGKASQGQDVPRADSHDGEMAEGKVALPRGPQELAGSPPALYAEPLDSLRVLPGPSQDSLYSDPLDSTPAQAGEGLQSQLKKPLYWDLCEHVQQQLIKAKLTDPKEDPIYDEPEGLAPAALRGLYDLPQEPKDAWWCQARVKEEGYELPYNPATDDYAVPPPRSTKPFPAPKPQGLAFSESGAAAGSGSKGHSSDAALYSQVQKSGASGSWDCGLSGAGADGTGAKSEGST, from the exons ATGGACGGGGCCGTGATGGAAGGGCCGCTGTTTTTGCAGAGCCAGCGTTTCGGTACCAAG AGGTGGAGGAAGACCTGGGCGGTGCTCTACCCGGCCAGCCCCCACGGTGTCGCGCGGCTCGAGTTCTTTGACCACAAGGGGTCGAGCTCTGGAGGGGGCCGAGGGAGCTCGCGCCGCCTGGACTGCAAGGTGATCCGTCTGGCTGAGTGTGTGAGCGTGGCCCCCGTGGCCGTGGAGAGCCCCCCTGAGCCTGGCGCCGCAGCTTTCCGCCTGGACACCGCACAGCGTTCCCACCTGCTGGCGGCCGACGCGCCGTCCAGCGCCGCCTGGGTGCAAACGCTGTGCCGAAACGCCTTTCCG AAAGGCAGCTGGGCCCTGGCGCCTGCCGAGAACCCACCCAAGGTTTCTGCCCTGGAGATGCTGGAGAATTCACTGTATAGCCCCGCCTGGGAAG GATCCCAGTTCTGGGTAACCGTGCAAAGGACTGAAGCCGCTGAGCGTTGTGGCCTGCATGGCTCCTATATGCTGAGAGTGGAGGCTGAGAGGCTGACTCTCCTGGGCGTGGGGGCCCAGAGTCAGATACAGGAACCACTCCTTTCCTGGCCTTACACTCTGTTGCGTCGCTATGGCCGAGACAAG GTCATGTTCTCTTTTGAGGCTGGCCGCCGCTGCCCCTCTGGCCCTGGAACCTTCACCTTCCAGACGGCACAGGGAAATGACATCTTTCAGGCAGTTGAGACTGCTATCCACCGACAGAAGGCCCAGGGGAAGGCCAGCCAGGGGCAGGATGTCCCCAGAGCTGATTCCCATGACGGAGAAATGGCAGAAGGGAAGGTGGCTCTCCCCCGGGGCCCCCAGGAGCTCGCGGGCAGCCCTCCAGCCCTGTATGCTGAACCCTTAGACTCCCTGCGCGTTCTTCCAGGCCCTTCCCAAGATTCCCTATACTCAGACCCCCTGGACAGCACCCCTGCTCAGGCGGGGGAGGGGTTACAGTCACAGTTAAAGAAACCTCTCTATTGGGACTTGTGTGAGCATGTGCAGCAGCAGCTGATAAAGGCCAAGTTGACAGACCCCAAAGAAGACCCCATCTATGATGAACCTGAGGGCCTGGCCCCAGCTGCTCTCCGGGGCCTTTATGATCTGCCTCAGGAGCCCAAGGATGCCTGGTGGTGCCAGGCTCGGGTGAAGGAGGAGGGCTATGAGCTCCCCTACAACCCTGCTACTGATGACTACGCCGTGCCACCCCCGCGGAGCACAAAGCCTTTCCCAGCTCCCAAGCCCCAGGGCCTGGCCTTCTCGGAATCCGGTGCTGCGGCTGGCAGCGGCAGCAAGGGCCATAGCTCGGACGCTGCCCTGTACAGCCAGGTCCAGAAGAGTGGGGCCTCGGGTAGCTGGGACTGCGGGctctctggggcaggggctgacGGGACTGGGGCCAAGTCAGAGGGCTCCACCTGA
- the DOK1 gene encoding docking protein 1 isoform X2 → MLENSLYSPAWEGSQFWVTVQRTEAAERCGLHGSYMLRVEAERLTLLGVGAQSQIQEPLLSWPYTLLRRYGRDKVMFSFEAGRRCPSGPGTFTFQTAQGNDIFQAVETAIHRQKAQGKASQGQDVPRADSHDGEMAEGKVALPRGPQELAGSPPALYAEPLDSLRVLPGPSQDSLYSDPLDSTPAQAGEGLQSQLKKPLYWDLCEHVQQQLIKAKLTDPKEDPIYDEPEGLAPAALRGLYDLPQEPKDAWWCQARVKEEGYELPYNPATDDYAVPPPRSTKPFPAPKPQGLAFSESGAAAGSGSKGHSSDAALYSQVQKSGASGSWDCGLSGAGADGTGAKSEGST, encoded by the exons ATGCTGGAGAATTCACTGTATAGCCCCGCCTGGGAAG GATCCCAGTTCTGGGTAACCGTGCAAAGGACTGAAGCCGCTGAGCGTTGTGGCCTGCATGGCTCCTATATGCTGAGAGTGGAGGCTGAGAGGCTGACTCTCCTGGGCGTGGGGGCCCAGAGTCAGATACAGGAACCACTCCTTTCCTGGCCTTACACTCTGTTGCGTCGCTATGGCCGAGACAAG GTCATGTTCTCTTTTGAGGCTGGCCGCCGCTGCCCCTCTGGCCCTGGAACCTTCACCTTCCAGACGGCACAGGGAAATGACATCTTTCAGGCAGTTGAGACTGCTATCCACCGACAGAAGGCCCAGGGGAAGGCCAGCCAGGGGCAGGATGTCCCCAGAGCTGATTCCCATGACGGAGAAATGGCAGAAGGGAAGGTGGCTCTCCCCCGGGGCCCCCAGGAGCTCGCGGGCAGCCCTCCAGCCCTGTATGCTGAACCCTTAGACTCCCTGCGCGTTCTTCCAGGCCCTTCCCAAGATTCCCTATACTCAGACCCCCTGGACAGCACCCCTGCTCAGGCGGGGGAGGGGTTACAGTCACAGTTAAAGAAACCTCTCTATTGGGACTTGTGTGAGCATGTGCAGCAGCAGCTGATAAAGGCCAAGTTGACAGACCCCAAAGAAGACCCCATCTATGATGAACCTGAGGGCCTGGCCCCAGCTGCTCTCCGGGGCCTTTATGATCTGCCTCAGGAGCCCAAGGATGCCTGGTGGTGCCAGGCTCGGGTGAAGGAGGAGGGCTATGAGCTCCCCTACAACCCTGCTACTGATGACTACGCCGTGCCACCCCCGCGGAGCACAAAGCCTTTCCCAGCTCCCAAGCCCCAGGGCCTGGCCTTCTCGGAATCCGGTGCTGCGGCTGGCAGCGGCAGCAAGGGCCATAGCTCGGACGCTGCCCTGTACAGCCAGGTCCAGAAGAGTGGGGCCTCGGGTAGCTGGGACTGCGGGctctctggggcaggggctgacGGGACTGGGGCCAAGTCAGAGGGCTCCACCTGA